The following coding sequences lie in one Kribbella sp. NBC_00709 genomic window:
- a CDS encoding nuclear transport factor 2 family protein, producing MHPDDRIAITDLINQHGHLVDASERFDELFTADVQYDVTDLGGGVITGATALWEAGLALGDNNPVAHHVTNVVLTEVGPDEVAAKSKGLGVMADGSCGSVTYEDTVVRTAEGWRISHRRVLARRRPLGR from the coding sequence ATGCACCCGGACGACCGGATCGCCATCACCGACCTGATCAACCAGCACGGCCACCTGGTCGACGCCAGCGAACGCTTCGACGAGCTCTTCACCGCCGACGTCCAGTACGACGTGACCGACCTGGGCGGCGGTGTGATCACCGGCGCTACCGCCCTGTGGGAGGCCGGGCTGGCTCTGGGGGACAACAACCCGGTCGCGCACCACGTGACGAACGTCGTCCTGACCGAGGTCGGCCCCGACGAGGTCGCCGCGAAGTCCAAGGGGCTCGGTGTGATGGCCGACGGGTCCTGCGGGAGTGTGACCTACGAGGACACGGTGGTGCGGACCGCGGAGGGTTGGCGGATCAGCCACCGCCGAGTACTCGCCCGCCGCCGCCCGCTCGGCCGATAG
- the pruA gene encoding L-glutamate gamma-semialdehyde dehydrogenase, which produces MDAVTVVPTPANEPVKGYAPGSAERASLETKLKEFSAAGAIDLTCTIGGEQKLGGGAPVEVVQPHKHAHVLGTLGNATEADGRSAVVAALAAAPSWRSLSFDDRAAIFLKAADLLAGPWRDTLNAATMLGQSKTIQQAEIDAACELIDFLRFNVAFARQIVSDQPISSPGVWNRVDYRPLEGFVYAITPFNFTAIAGNLPTAPALMGNTVVWKPSPTQQFAAHWTMRLLEAAGLPAGVINLVTGDGIEVSKAALTHPDLAGIHFTGSTKTFQSLWGTVGTNIASYKTYPRLVGETGGKDFILAHPSADPAVLKTAMVRGAFEYQGQKCSAASRAYVARSVWDRIRDDIVAETDSLTMGDVTDLSNFIGAVIDDRAFAKHKAALDRAAATDSIQVVAGGTYDDSEGYFVRPTLLVSDDPTDEIFTTEYFGPILGVHVYDDGDYDAVMRGMEHSAPYGLTGAVIAQDRHAVAEASEYLRFAAGNFYVNDKPTGAVVGQQPFGGARASGTNDKAGSMWNLIRWASPRSMKETFAPPTDYRYPHQG; this is translated from the coding sequence ATGGATGCCGTCACCGTCGTCCCGACGCCTGCCAACGAGCCCGTCAAGGGGTATGCGCCCGGTTCGGCCGAGCGCGCGAGCCTGGAGACGAAGCTCAAGGAGTTCAGTGCGGCGGGTGCGATCGACCTGACCTGCACGATCGGTGGAGAGCAGAAGCTGGGCGGCGGCGCCCCGGTCGAGGTGGTGCAGCCGCACAAGCACGCGCACGTGCTCGGCACGCTCGGCAACGCGACCGAGGCGGACGGCCGCAGCGCCGTCGTTGCGGCGCTCGCGGCAGCTCCGTCCTGGCGCTCGCTCTCCTTCGACGACCGCGCCGCAATCTTCCTGAAGGCCGCCGACCTGCTGGCCGGCCCGTGGCGCGACACCCTGAACGCAGCCACCATGCTCGGCCAGTCGAAGACGATCCAGCAGGCCGAGATCGACGCAGCCTGCGAGCTGATCGACTTCCTCCGGTTCAACGTGGCGTTCGCGCGGCAGATCGTCAGCGACCAGCCGATCTCGTCCCCGGGCGTGTGGAACCGGGTCGACTACCGGCCGCTGGAGGGGTTCGTCTACGCGATCACGCCGTTCAACTTCACCGCGATCGCCGGCAACCTGCCGACCGCGCCGGCGCTGATGGGCAACACCGTGGTCTGGAAGCCGTCGCCGACGCAGCAGTTCGCGGCGCACTGGACGATGCGGCTGCTCGAGGCCGCGGGCCTGCCGGCCGGCGTGATCAACCTGGTCACCGGTGACGGCATCGAGGTCAGCAAGGCCGCGCTGACCCACCCCGACCTGGCCGGCATCCACTTCACCGGCTCGACGAAGACGTTCCAGTCCCTCTGGGGCACGGTCGGGACGAACATCGCGTCGTACAAGACCTACCCGCGGCTGGTCGGCGAGACCGGCGGCAAGGACTTCATCCTGGCGCACCCGTCGGCCGACCCGGCGGTGCTGAAGACCGCGATGGTCCGCGGCGCGTTCGAGTACCAGGGCCAGAAGTGCTCGGCCGCCTCCCGCGCGTACGTCGCTCGCTCGGTCTGGGACCGGATCCGCGACGACATCGTCGCCGAGACCGACTCGCTGACCATGGGCGACGTCACGGACCTGTCGAACTTCATCGGCGCGGTGATCGACGACCGCGCGTTCGCCAAGCACAAGGCCGCGCTGGACCGGGCTGCGGCGACCGACTCCATCCAGGTCGTTGCCGGTGGCACCTACGACGACAGCGAGGGGTACTTCGTCCGCCCGACGCTGCTGGTCTCCGACGACCCGACCGACGAGATCTTCACCACCGAGTACTTCGGCCCGATCCTCGGCGTGCACGTGTACGACGACGGTGACTACGACGCGGTGATGCGCGGCATGGAGCACTCGGCGCCGTACGGGCTGACCGGTGCGGTCATCGCGCAGGACCGGCACGCGGTCGCGGAAGCCTCGGAGTACCTGCGGTTCGCGGCCGGGAACTTCTACGTGAACGACAAGCCGACCGGCGCGGTCGTCGGGCAGCAGCCGTTCGGCGGGGCGCGTGCGTCCGGTACGAACGACAAGGCCGGCTCGATGTGGAACCTGATCCGCTGGGCGTCCCCGCGCTCGATGAAGGAGACCTTCGCCCCGCCGACGGACTACCGGTACCCGCACCAGGGCTAG
- a CDS encoding TetR/AcrR family transcriptional regulator: protein MSRTIRGLDAEQRRAERREQLLDAALKLFAAEGYLGTSIEQICSTAFIGTKSFYELFASREECYLALLQRTSERLEEAVAGAAAQAVGNERQEAPRLLAIFVHALVDDPRITKVTFGMASGISAAVERQRRTNRRWAAGFLVQLWDRYDGPQPDEQRTVRHRVAIGLVGGMFDLISDWLLDADLSDQGQIETLVDDITSFYITVRRGLAR from the coding sequence ATGAGCAGGACCATACGGGGACTCGACGCCGAGCAACGCCGGGCCGAACGACGCGAGCAGCTGCTGGACGCGGCGCTCAAGCTGTTCGCCGCCGAGGGCTATCTCGGTACGTCGATCGAACAGATCTGCAGTACCGCGTTCATCGGGACGAAGAGCTTCTACGAACTCTTCGCCAGCCGGGAGGAGTGTTATCTCGCCCTGCTCCAGCGCACGTCCGAGCGCCTCGAGGAAGCGGTGGCCGGCGCCGCCGCGCAGGCCGTCGGCAACGAGCGGCAGGAGGCACCGCGGTTGCTGGCGATCTTCGTGCACGCGCTGGTCGACGACCCGCGGATCACGAAGGTCACCTTCGGCATGGCGTCCGGCATCTCGGCGGCGGTCGAGCGGCAACGGCGCACCAACCGCCGCTGGGCCGCCGGCTTCCTGGTGCAGCTCTGGGACCGGTACGACGGGCCGCAGCCGGACGAGCAGCGCACCGTCCGGCACCGGGTCGCGATCGGGCTCGTCGGCGGCATGTTCGACCTGATCTCGGACTGGCTGCTGGACGCCGACCTGTCCGACCAGGGCCAGATCGAGACCCTGGTCGACGACATCACAAGCTTCTACATCACCGTCCGCCGAGGACTAGCCCGCTAG
- a CDS encoding alpha/beta fold hydrolase yields the protein MRNRFRRTAAGLFAAVLLTASVTSPTTASAAPSSGFDNWSCKPSAAHPDPLVLLHGLGGNGPGNYSYLGPFLAAKGYCAFTLTYGQADPNIPVGGTVSIAQSSAEIEAFVQRVRTATGAAKVDLVGHSEGAFQSIYGPKVRGYAAQVGQVVALAPPTHGTTFGGLVSVGDYLGLGPLVDQVLQRFGCAACDELIVGGSAVKAVTTGPIAQAGTKYTVIASRFDALVTPHETSFIREPGVTNEYVQDSCPLDPVGHVGLAFDPTVAQLVANALDPAHASRVICAFGPPL from the coding sequence ATGCGCAATCGCTTCCGGCGGACAGCCGCCGGCCTGTTCGCTGCCGTCCTGCTGACCGCCTCGGTCACCTCGCCGACCACGGCAAGTGCCGCGCCGTCGTCGGGGTTCGACAACTGGTCCTGCAAGCCGTCGGCCGCGCACCCCGACCCGCTCGTCCTGCTGCACGGACTCGGCGGCAACGGTCCCGGCAACTACTCGTACCTCGGGCCGTTCCTGGCCGCGAAGGGGTACTGCGCCTTCACGCTCACCTACGGCCAGGCCGACCCGAACATCCCGGTCGGCGGGACGGTCTCCATCGCCCAGTCGTCCGCCGAGATCGAGGCCTTCGTGCAGCGGGTCCGCACGGCGACCGGCGCCGCGAAGGTCGACCTCGTCGGTCACTCCGAGGGCGCCTTCCAGAGCATCTACGGTCCGAAGGTCCGCGGGTACGCCGCCCAGGTCGGCCAGGTGGTCGCCCTGGCGCCGCCGACGCACGGTACGACGTTCGGCGGTCTCGTCAGCGTCGGGGATTATCTCGGGCTCGGACCGCTGGTCGATCAGGTGCTGCAGCGGTTCGGCTGCGCGGCCTGTGACGAGCTCATCGTCGGCGGATCGGCCGTCAAGGCGGTGACTACGGGCCCGATCGCGCAGGCCGGCACGAAGTACACGGTGATCGCATCGCGCTTCGACGCGCTCGTGACTCCGCACGAGACGTCGTTCATCCGCGAGCCTGGCGTGACCAACGAGTACGTCCAGGACAGTTGCCCGCTGGACCCGGTCGGCCACGTCGGCCTGGCGTTCGACCCGACAGTCGCTCAGCTGGTCGCCAACGCGCTCGACCCGGCCCACGCGAGCCGGGTGATCTGCGCCTTCGGGCCGCCGCTGTAG
- a CDS encoding DUF2505 domain-containing protein yields MELKLSASYDATPEEVFAIVTDTTFREQACEKTKALSYDVQVSTSGGDTVVRVSRKMPATDIPDMARKFVGDTLTVVQTETWHPAAADGSRTADVSGEISNTPVTLKGTASIDKSSGQTVQAINLDVKVAVPLIGKKLEPIVVDAIRSGLVKEHDLGREWSAK; encoded by the coding sequence ATGGAGCTGAAGCTGTCGGCGTCGTACGACGCCACCCCCGAGGAAGTGTTCGCGATCGTCACGGACACCACCTTCCGCGAGCAGGCCTGCGAGAAGACCAAGGCACTGTCGTACGACGTGCAGGTGAGCACGTCGGGCGGCGACACCGTCGTCCGGGTCAGCCGGAAGATGCCGGCCACCGACATCCCCGACATGGCGCGCAAGTTCGTCGGCGACACGCTGACCGTCGTACAGACCGAGACCTGGCACCCCGCCGCGGCCGACGGTTCGCGGACGGCGGATGTGTCCGGCGAGATCTCGAACACGCCGGTGACGCTGAAGGGCACCGCGAGCATCGACAAGTCCAGTGGTCAGACCGTCCAGGCGATCAACCTCGACGTGAAGGTCGCCGTACCGCTGATCGGGAAGAAGCTGGAGCCGATCGTCGTCGACGCCATCCGCTCCGGCCTGGTGAAGGAGCACGACCTCGGCCGCGAGTGGAGCGCGAAGTAG
- a CDS encoding Hsp70 family protein — MRDTIDIGIDLGTTNSAIALAEGDAVAVIKNVESQDTTPSAIWIPRAGEIRVGKKARDRVEGDPDNTAAEFKLEMGLADVTHTFTRAGVGLTPPQLSAEVLKTLRSSATRYLNGEVPTAAVITVPAAFALNQNKATVEAATLAGFVPGSPLLQEPTAAAFAYGLQDTSDRAYWMVFDFGGGTFDAAVINKRDGELRVLHHAGDPYLGGKLIDWALVERVLAPAAAAELGLTGFSRDNPDHRRNFARMKAAAEEAKIALSGITSTSVLIELDTPGGLETFDFTLTRDGLDRVAEPYYVRAINLCREAMRENGLSPDAIDKLLLVGGVTLSPGLRERLADPADGIGIELETRLDPSTVVARGAAVFASTIRHPAPLAAAPAAGEFAVELSYEPAVTATTTTVAGRLRAGRDLDWTGYSVVLANPEGRPPFRTANIALNRVGAFATEVDVDERRTSRFTIELIDPAGAPQKVVPNTLSITHRTETFGGARLAHSLGIQLADTTFSPLLRKGAGVPTTARETFRTSSTLLRRDDEAMIRIPVVQGERVRANRNRPVGQLTIRPVDLRMDLPSGTEVEVTFEVDASNLVTVVADVPLIGAQFEAEIDLGSVRTPSSDVLTQQLAEAEDRFEVLQRSAELPDVDDRLRRLEAEGTLPVVREQVRAAATDAGAAATAEDRLRDFQAELDDIDELAELPRRTGELLDLLAEAGELVQQAGAVRDEQELTALREQAQQAIDERDLNAIDSVAERTAVFMARLHRRQPGWYEDAYWAIVQQPGLLPATVEADRLVREGRDAINKRDQRTVEHVVQQMIRLLPRDERETIIGLTK, encoded by the coding sequence ATGCGTGACACCATCGACATCGGGATCGACCTCGGTACGACGAACAGCGCGATCGCCCTGGCCGAGGGCGACGCGGTGGCGGTGATCAAGAACGTCGAGAGTCAGGACACGACGCCGTCGGCGATCTGGATTCCGCGCGCGGGTGAGATCCGGGTCGGCAAGAAGGCGCGCGACCGGGTGGAAGGCGACCCGGACAACACCGCCGCCGAGTTCAAGCTGGAGATGGGTCTCGCGGACGTGACCCACACCTTCACCCGGGCCGGTGTCGGGCTCACGCCGCCGCAACTGTCGGCGGAGGTGCTGAAGACGTTGCGGAGCAGCGCGACCAGATACCTGAACGGTGAGGTCCCGACCGCTGCGGTGATCACGGTCCCGGCCGCCTTCGCGCTGAACCAGAACAAGGCGACGGTCGAGGCGGCGACGCTGGCGGGCTTCGTACCCGGTTCGCCGCTGCTGCAGGAGCCGACCGCGGCCGCGTTCGCCTACGGCCTGCAGGACACGAGCGACCGCGCGTACTGGATGGTGTTCGACTTCGGCGGTGGGACCTTCGACGCGGCGGTGATCAACAAGCGCGACGGCGAACTGCGGGTGCTGCACCACGCCGGCGATCCCTACCTGGGCGGCAAGCTGATCGACTGGGCCCTGGTCGAACGCGTCCTCGCACCGGCCGCGGCGGCCGAGCTGGGTCTGACCGGCTTCTCGCGGGACAACCCGGACCACCGGCGGAACTTCGCCCGGATGAAGGCAGCGGCCGAGGAGGCGAAGATCGCGCTGTCCGGCATCACGTCGACGTCGGTACTGATCGAGCTGGACACGCCGGGCGGCCTCGAGACGTTCGACTTCACCCTCACGCGCGACGGGCTCGACCGGGTCGCCGAGCCGTACTACGTTCGCGCGATCAACCTGTGCCGGGAGGCGATGCGCGAGAACGGCCTGTCGCCGGACGCGATCGACAAGCTGCTGCTGGTCGGCGGCGTCACGCTCTCGCCCGGCCTGCGCGAGCGGCTCGCGGACCCGGCCGACGGGATCGGCATCGAACTCGAGACCCGGCTCGACCCGTCGACCGTGGTGGCTCGCGGCGCCGCCGTGTTCGCGAGCACGATCCGGCATCCCGCGCCGCTGGCCGCTGCGCCGGCGGCGGGCGAGTTCGCCGTCGAGCTCTCGTACGAGCCGGCCGTCACGGCGACCACGACAACCGTGGCCGGGCGGCTGCGCGCCGGTCGCGACCTGGACTGGACCGGGTACTCCGTGGTGCTGGCGAACCCCGAAGGACGGCCGCCGTTCCGTACTGCGAACATCGCGCTGAACCGGGTCGGCGCCTTCGCGACCGAGGTCGACGTGGACGAGCGGCGTACGTCGCGCTTCACCATCGAGCTGATCGACCCGGCCGGCGCTCCGCAGAAGGTCGTCCCGAACACGCTGTCGATCACGCACCGGACCGAGACGTTCGGTGGTGCACGGCTCGCGCACTCGCTCGGCATCCAGCTGGCCGACACGACGTTCTCACCGCTGCTGCGCAAGGGCGCCGGCGTACCGACGACGGCCCGCGAGACGTTCCGTACGTCGAGCACACTGCTCCGGCGCGACGACGAGGCGATGATCCGGATCCCCGTGGTCCAGGGCGAGCGGGTGCGGGCGAACCGGAACCGGCCCGTCGGTCAACTGACGATCCGGCCGGTCGATCTGCGGATGGACCTGCCGTCCGGGACCGAGGTCGAGGTCACGTTCGAGGTGGACGCGTCGAACCTCGTGACGGTGGTGGCCGACGTACCGCTGATCGGGGCGCAGTTCGAGGCCGAGATCGATCTCGGGTCGGTGCGGACACCGTCGTCCGACGTACTCACGCAGCAGTTGGCGGAAGCCGAGGATCGGTTCGAGGTATTGCAGCGGTCCGCGGAGTTGCCGGATGTGGATGATCGGCTGCGGCGGCTCGAGGCCGAGGGCACGTTGCCGGTCGTTCGGGAGCAGGTGCGGGCGGCGGCCACGGATGCCGGCGCTGCGGCGACGGCCGAGGATCGGTTGCGGGACTTCCAGGCGGAGCTCGACGACATCGACGAGCTGGCGGAGCTGCCTCGCCGTACGGGCGAGCTGCTCGATCTGCTCGCCGAGGCCGGTGAGCTGGTGCAGCAGGCCGGTGCGGTGCGGGACGAGCAGGAGCTGACGGCGTTGCGCGAGCAGGCCCAGCAGGCGATCGACGAGCGCGACCTGAACGCGATCGACTCGGTCGCGGAGCGGACCGCGGTGTTCATGGCGCGGCTGCATCGGCGGCAACCCGGATGGTACGAGGACGCGTACTGGGCGATCGTCCAGCAGCCCGGGCTGTTGCCGGCGACCGTGGAGGCCGACCGGCTGGTTCGCGAGGGGCGGGACGCGATCAACAAGCGCGACCAGCGGACGGTGGAACACGTCGTACAGCAGATGATCCGCCTGCTGCCACGGGACGAACGCGAAACAATCATCGGACTGACCAAATGA
- a CDS encoding septum formation family protein, producing the protein MPDPIVDELRRLAGPELYRRNAFRISGLLADADGRTTRQVAQRLRAALEMGADIDLGTATSRDPHEIQAACDLILGDPRRRLVHEVFAPWGTDVSDCGCPLELHKNHDLAVKAHSTAIAREQSSEWGLTPPDSDWTRARQNWGKVVGAAALSRHLQARVRDLDDRQLDRSAVEEIRRELPRALTQPAVDLAVSGPAARAARLVSHAGRFPKADALHRRMLESAASPLYEDLEDRRTQIAQQIGDEPVEPIVAEIETELLPRLQRLDALLPSGKNHRTAALHNQLAILLNNCAVELINRGEVSDGRAEQYLDRAAALALDQHEISLVRENRRMLDENRRSMEEFRGQVDYLYRMQGKYAAQRLLREVRRQTHSPALLAEIDQMLASISAGRSPVSPYRPPTKQRPTKQRPTKQRQTRQRQTRQRPAGPPRTRRRRRARALVIWLIVLALIGLGVWHWWPRNVNVYNEKIADNAPAGTCLGKQADDWLSEPTKLRRSDCGKQHWGEVLAYVRISRTPAPYPGDAQATALANFQCGEALAQQHLNPAEYDVNAIHAPAQYWNTGKNQSKYENYAACVIHRHDNVDIPGGGVAKPSLPNVPKPVSMSVFATDIAQNAPVGACVRDPIPDQLTAEVAIVRCTEWHWAQIFGYPTLYKPGQPWPGDDAVIAQAQKACARGVPGLAGFTTWAGSPDASWWSEPKQVKYAYCLVHRADNKPFKGALK; encoded by the coding sequence GTGCCCGATCCGATCGTCGACGAGTTGCGCAGACTGGCCGGGCCGGAGCTCTACCGGCGCAACGCCTTCCGTATCAGTGGATTGCTCGCCGACGCGGATGGGCGGACCACCCGGCAGGTCGCGCAGCGGCTGCGCGCGGCACTGGAGATGGGCGCCGACATCGACCTCGGTACGGCGACCTCCCGCGACCCGCACGAGATCCAGGCCGCCTGCGACCTGATCCTGGGCGACCCCCGCCGACGACTGGTGCACGAGGTGTTCGCACCGTGGGGCACGGATGTCTCCGACTGCGGCTGCCCGCTCGAGCTGCACAAGAACCACGACCTCGCGGTGAAGGCGCACAGCACAGCGATCGCTCGTGAGCAGTCCTCCGAATGGGGCCTGACCCCACCGGACAGCGACTGGACCCGCGCCCGGCAGAACTGGGGCAAGGTCGTCGGCGCCGCCGCGCTGTCACGCCACCTGCAGGCCCGGGTCCGGGACCTGGACGACCGGCAACTCGATCGGTCGGCCGTCGAGGAGATCCGGCGCGAGCTGCCGCGAGCGCTGACCCAACCGGCCGTCGACCTCGCGGTGTCCGGCCCGGCCGCCCGCGCCGCCCGGCTCGTCTCGCACGCCGGGCGGTTCCCGAAGGCGGACGCTCTGCATCGCCGTATGCTCGAGTCCGCGGCCTCCCCGCTGTACGAGGACCTCGAGGACCGGCGTACGCAGATCGCCCAGCAGATCGGCGACGAACCGGTCGAGCCGATCGTCGCCGAGATCGAGACCGAGCTCCTGCCGCGCCTGCAACGCCTTGACGCGCTGCTGCCATCCGGCAAGAACCATCGGACCGCCGCGCTGCACAACCAGCTCGCGATCCTGCTGAACAACTGCGCGGTCGAGCTGATCAACCGTGGCGAGGTGAGCGACGGCCGCGCCGAGCAGTACCTGGATCGAGCCGCGGCGCTCGCCCTCGATCAGCACGAGATCTCGCTGGTGCGCGAGAACCGGCGGATGCTCGACGAGAACCGGCGGTCGATGGAGGAGTTCCGCGGGCAGGTCGACTACCTGTACCGGATGCAGGGCAAGTACGCCGCTCAGCGGCTGCTCCGGGAGGTTCGCCGCCAGACCCATTCGCCGGCGTTGCTGGCCGAGATCGACCAGATGCTCGCCAGCATCTCCGCGGGCCGCTCTCCCGTCTCCCCCTACCGCCCACCGACCAAACAGCGCCCAACCAAACAGCGTCCTACCAAACAGCGTCAGACCAGACAGCGTCAGACCAGACAGCGTCCGGCCGGGCCGCCGCGTACTCGTCGCCGGCGGCGTGCGCGGGCACTCGTGATCTGGCTGATCGTCCTGGCGCTGATCGGACTCGGCGTCTGGCACTGGTGGCCGCGAAACGTCAACGTCTACAACGAAAAGATCGCCGACAACGCGCCGGCCGGGACCTGCCTCGGCAAGCAGGCCGACGACTGGCTGTCCGAGCCGACCAAGCTCCGTCGCAGCGACTGCGGCAAGCAGCATTGGGGCGAGGTCCTCGCGTACGTACGGATCTCCAGGACGCCCGCGCCGTACCCCGGAGACGCCCAGGCGACCGCGCTGGCCAACTTCCAGTGCGGCGAGGCGCTCGCGCAGCAGCACCTGAACCCGGCGGAGTACGACGTCAACGCGATCCATGCGCCGGCGCAATACTGGAACACCGGCAAGAACCAGAGCAAGTACGAGAACTACGCGGCCTGCGTGATCCATCGCCACGACAACGTGGACATCCCGGGCGGCGGAGTGGCGAAGCCGAGCCTGCCGAACGTACCGAAACCGGTGTCGATGAGCGTGTTCGCCACAGACATCGCGCAGAACGCGCCGGTCGGCGCCTGCGTGCGGGATCCGATCCCGGACCAGCTCACCGCCGAGGTCGCGATCGTGCGCTGCACCGAGTGGCACTGGGCACAGATCTTCGGCTACCCCACGCTCTACAAGCCCGGTCAGCCGTGGCCCGGCGACGACGCCGTGATCGCGCAGGCACAGAAGGCCTGTGCCCGCGGGGTTCCCGGCCTGGCCGGCTTCACCACCTGGGCCGGTTCGCCGGACGCGAGTTGGTGGAGCGAGCCGAAGCAGGTCAAGTACGCCTACTGCCTGGTGCACCGCGCCGACAACAAACCGTTCAAGGGAGCGCTCAAATGA
- a CDS encoding glycoside hydrolase family 76 protein: protein MSVGIVSSLALLIAPLGAPPPAPVTPEVNMSTQATICNKYCDARDPALAPKDRTPVSTTLFGRTITLHIDDDDAMGWASIENGNHGDEIWLDRSMDGGRTWSDGSRLGNAAIPAGQRGWRTLMYNVDDWNNLGVGALRACGMAGDRADIACTPWARATWNAWDRRTAAATALMQDYNLSTGLFDTTGWWNSANALNALIDNIRVSGMHSYEYAIARTYDLNLSKAEGQFRNDYIDDTGWWGLAWVAAYDVTGDARYLQTARADADHMAAYWDNTCGGGVWWSEAKTYKNAISNSLYIQLNAQLHTRVAGDSTYLQRAQSGWTWFQQTGMINGSNLVNDGIDLSTCKNNGDTAWTYNQGVLIGALTELSKATNNSAYLTSARQLADASTTASSLHTADGILREPCEDGDCGGDGPSFKGAHVRGLGKLNAVLSDHPYTSYLQRQSDRAFTADRTPMDQYGLRWYGPVDKLDAARQQSALDLLNTAP from the coding sequence ATGTCCGTTGGAATCGTTTCCAGTCTTGCCCTGCTCATCGCTCCCCTCGGCGCGCCCCCACCGGCGCCGGTGACGCCGGAGGTGAACATGTCCACCCAGGCAACGATCTGCAACAAGTACTGCGACGCCCGCGACCCCGCGCTCGCCCCGAAGGACCGCACGCCGGTCTCGACGACCCTGTTCGGCCGCACGATCACGCTGCACATCGACGACGACGACGCGATGGGCTGGGCCTCGATCGAGAACGGCAACCACGGCGACGAGATCTGGCTGGACCGCTCGATGGACGGCGGCCGTACCTGGTCCGACGGCAGCCGCCTCGGCAACGCCGCGATCCCCGCCGGACAACGCGGCTGGCGCACCTTGATGTACAACGTCGACGACTGGAACAACCTCGGCGTCGGCGCCCTCCGTGCGTGCGGCATGGCCGGCGACCGCGCGGACATCGCCTGTACGCCGTGGGCGCGCGCAACCTGGAACGCCTGGGACCGTCGTACGGCGGCCGCGACCGCGTTGATGCAGGACTACAACCTGTCCACCGGGCTGTTCGACACCACCGGCTGGTGGAACTCGGCCAACGCGCTCAACGCATTGATCGACAACATCCGCGTCAGTGGCATGCACAGCTACGAGTACGCGATCGCCCGTACGTACGACCTCAACCTCAGCAAGGCCGAAGGGCAGTTCCGCAACGACTACATCGACGACACCGGCTGGTGGGGTCTGGCCTGGGTCGCGGCGTACGACGTCACCGGCGACGCCCGGTACCTGCAGACGGCACGCGCCGACGCCGACCACATGGCGGCGTACTGGGACAACACCTGCGGCGGCGGGGTCTGGTGGAGTGAGGCGAAGACGTACAAGAACGCGATCTCGAACTCGCTCTACATCCAGCTCAACGCGCAGTTGCACACCCGGGTCGCGGGCGACTCGACGTACCTGCAGCGCGCGCAGTCCGGCTGGACCTGGTTCCAGCAGACCGGGATGATCAACGGCTCGAACCTGGTCAACGACGGCATCGACCTGTCCACCTGTAAGAACAACGGCGACACGGCGTGGACGTACAACCAGGGCGTGCTGATCGGCGCGCTCACTGAGTTGTCCAAGGCAACGAACAACTCGGCGTACCTGACCTCCGCTCGCCAGCTCGCCGACGCATCCACCACCGCGTCGTCGCTGCACACGGCAGACGGCATCCTGCGCGAGCCTTGCGAGGACGGCGACTGCGGCGGCGACGGCCCGTCGTTCAAGGGCGCGCACGTCCGCGGCCTCGGCAAGTTGAACGCGGTCCTCTCCGACCACCCGTACACGTCCTACCTGCAACGCCAGTCCGACCGCGCCTTCACCGCCGACCGCACCCCGATGGACCAGTACGGCCTCCGCTGGTACGGCCCCGTCGACAAACTCGACGCAGCCCGCCAGCAATCCGCCCTCGACCTCCTCAACACCGCCCCCTGA